A portion of the Rhodopseudomonas sp. BAL398 genome contains these proteins:
- a CDS encoding sce7726 family protein — protein MRDLDVRTALRRELAQQHVSDGRTLIVEEMGIWSGSVRVDIAVVNGELHGFEIKSARDTLARLPAQQALYSQVFDRVTLVVADKHLEKAERLIPDWWGTLLASIDAESIVSLRIGRPGSKNPAPDPLQTARLLWRAELVSILERYDLIKGIRSATSDKLVQKLAAELSEELLRFEVREALKKRDNWPRKAA, from the coding sequence ATGAGAGACCTCGACGTGCGAACGGCCCTTCGCCGCGAACTCGCTCAACAACACGTTAGCGATGGTCGTACGCTGATCGTCGAAGAGATGGGCATTTGGTCCGGCTCAGTCCGCGTAGATATTGCAGTTGTGAATGGTGAATTGCATGGGTTCGAAATCAAAAGCGCTCGCGACACACTAGCGCGTCTTCCAGCCCAGCAGGCCTTGTACAGTCAGGTATTCGACCGCGTGACACTCGTGGTGGCTGACAAGCACTTGGAGAAGGCCGAGAGGCTTATCCCTGACTGGTGGGGTACGCTTCTAGCTTCGATAGATGCTGAATCTATCGTTAGTCTGCGTATAGGTCGCCCGGGCAGCAAAAATCCTGCTCCCGACCCTTTGCAGACGGCGCGACTCCTCTGGCGAGCGGAACTCGTCAGCATTCTCGAACGTTATGACCTAATCAAAGGGATACGCAGCGCGACCTCCGACAAGCTTGTGCAAAAACTGGCAGCTGAACTATCGGAAGAATTGTTGCGATTCGAAGTAAGAGAGGCGCTCAAGAAGCGTGATAACTGGCCACGAAAGGCTGCTTAG
- a CDS encoding beta family protein: MVFDFSNDSDLPMPYMYRPVLKTKAGEAIALLQLASPDKNRIAPIFQVSETPPATFVKRLAEAWAGRTCFLDGAFNFNLSGTSADFDNTFNALGAAGIPVIPVIEIIAANGYNQAAFSHLNQFGAGLMLKCIPANFATATNYAQQMQIPQDQIDLVIDAGHIAEFDPISFAGYVGHILQSGLPGSQWRSVTLASSAAPKDFGQLSLGTTIVSRVDWLTWRNLPQNARTPIDYADFGISHRDLTEPPGVAMAGATVSVRYTISDNWVMLKGRRTTGVAGIPMGDQFRSHSRTLVARFDFGGLSSCWADERISAIATNPAVSAGGRAQWVEINANRHFNFILSSLSWPVITLLERLSYFESQQFFR; this comes from the coding sequence TTGGTTTTCGATTTTTCCAACGATTCGGATTTACCAATGCCCTATATGTATCGCCCTGTGTTGAAGACCAAGGCTGGCGAAGCGATTGCACTCCTCCAACTTGCATCCCCGGACAAAAACCGTATAGCCCCGATATTTCAAGTTTCGGAAACTCCACCGGCTACTTTCGTAAAAAGACTAGCCGAAGCGTGGGCAGGCCGAACGTGCTTCTTGGATGGCGCCTTCAATTTTAATCTATCGGGAACGTCTGCTGATTTTGACAACACCTTTAACGCACTTGGCGCCGCGGGCATTCCCGTGATTCCTGTGATCGAGATCATCGCTGCTAACGGATACAATCAAGCAGCGTTTAGTCACTTGAATCAATTTGGTGCTGGCTTAATGCTTAAATGCATTCCGGCAAATTTCGCAACCGCAACGAATTATGCGCAGCAAATGCAGATCCCGCAAGACCAGATCGACCTCGTCATTGATGCAGGGCACATTGCAGAGTTCGATCCAATATCATTTGCTGGATATGTTGGACATATTTTGCAGAGCGGACTACCGGGAAGTCAGTGGCGATCCGTTACACTTGCAAGCTCGGCGGCACCGAAAGACTTTGGCCAACTAAGTCTTGGAACCACAATCGTCAGCAGGGTCGACTGGCTTACTTGGAGAAATTTGCCCCAAAACGCAAGAACTCCGATCGACTACGCGGATTTTGGAATTTCGCACCGAGATTTGACCGAGCCACCCGGTGTGGCCATGGCAGGGGCAACAGTAAGCGTTAGATATACAATATCGGATAATTGGGTAATGCTAAAAGGCCGGCGAACCACTGGAGTCGCCGGTATCCCGATGGGCGATCAGTTTCGGTCACACTCGCGAACGTTAGTTGCACGATTTGATTTCGGTGGATTATCGAGTTGCTGGGCAGATGAACGAATTAGCGCAATCGCGACAAATCCAGCCGTTAGCGCGGGCGGACGCGCTCAATGGGTTGAGATCAACGCCAACCGCCACTTCAATTTTATCCTAAGCAGCCTTTCGTGGCCAGTTATCACGCTTCTTGAGCGCCTCTCTTACTTCGAATCGCAACAATTCTTCCGATAG
- a CDS encoding lytic murein transglycosylase, protein MTDDDSRFTLTRRGLLQSALGAALLWPATGLAAPAGFAQWRDGFAARARAKGISNATYDRVMGAIEPDMSVFENMRKQPEFHEQLWQYINRRVSDWRISAGEEALRQHQALFARIERDFGVERGTLLALWGVESAFGDPLVQKNHMRPVFPSLAALAWNEPRRRKYWETELINALTIVQRGWSTPSEMRGSWAGAMGHTQWMPEVWLNVGIDYDGDGKVSPFGRPDDALGSSAKFLVRRGKYHRGEHWGYEVTAQGDAGGSRSYAAWASAGITRADGRPFPQPNASAKLWVPVRGGPAFLLGPNFYAVKSYNPSMNYALAICHLGDRILGGPPFIHPFPGSERALTLAEVQEMQTRLTRAGFNTKGTDGRVGNATMQAVKDYQSRMGISPADGYGGLEVLARLRQGR, encoded by the coding sequence ATGACAGATGATGATTCCCGCTTCACGCTGACCCGCCGCGGGTTGTTGCAATCGGCGCTCGGCGCCGCGCTGCTGTGGCCGGCGACCGGCCTCGCCGCCCCGGCCGGCTTTGCGCAATGGCGCGACGGCTTTGCCGCGCGCGCCCGCGCCAAGGGCATTTCCAACGCCACCTATGATCGGGTGATGGGCGCGATCGAACCCGACATGTCGGTGTTCGAGAACATGCGCAAGCAGCCCGAATTCCATGAGCAGCTGTGGCAATATATCAACCGCCGGGTGTCGGACTGGCGCATCAGCGCCGGCGAGGAGGCGCTGCGCCAGCATCAGGCCTTGTTCGCCCGGATCGAGCGCGATTTCGGCGTCGAGCGCGGCACGCTGCTGGCGCTGTGGGGCGTCGAGAGCGCCTTCGGCGACCCGCTGGTACAGAAGAACCATATGCGCCCGGTGTTCCCATCGCTGGCCGCCTTGGCCTGGAACGAACCGCGCCGACGCAAATATTGGGAAACCGAACTGATCAACGCGCTGACAATCGTCCAGCGCGGCTGGTCGACGCCCAGCGAAATGCGCGGCTCCTGGGCCGGCGCGATGGGCCACACCCAATGGATGCCGGAAGTCTGGCTCAATGTCGGGATCGATTACGACGGCGACGGCAAGGTGTCGCCATTCGGCCGCCCCGACGATGCGCTCGGCTCCAGCGCGAAATTCCTGGTCAGGCGCGGCAAATATCACCGCGGCGAGCATTGGGGCTATGAGGTCACCGCGCAGGGCGACGCCGGCGGCAGCCGCAGCTATGCGGCCTGGGCCAGCGCCGGAATCACCCGCGCCGATGGCCGGCCGTTCCCGCAGCCCAACGCCTCGGCGAAATTATGGGTGCCGGTGCGCGGCGGTCCGGCCTTCCTGCTGGGGCCGAATTTCTACGCGGTGAAGAGCTACAATCCGTCGATGAACTACGCGCTGGCGATCTGCCATCTCGGCGACCGCATTCTCGGCGGCCCGCCCTTCATCCATCCCTTCCCTGGCTCGGAGCGCGCGCTGACCTTGGCCGAGGTGCAGGAGATGCAGACGCGGCTGACCCGCGCCGGCTTCAACACCAAGGGCACCGACGGCCGCGTCGGCAATGCCACCATGCAGGCGGTGAAGGACTACCAAAGCCGAATGGGGATCTCCCCCGCGGACGGCTATGGCGGGCTGGAGGTGTTGGCACGGCTGCGGCAGGGACGCTGA